The DNA segment ATCCCTAAAAAACATATTACAGAATTAGCCATAAAAAGTTCAGCGACTAAATTTATTCCAGCTAATTCAATTGCAATTGTTTCACGAGTAGGCGTAGGAAAACTAGTATTTATGCCCTTTGAATACACAACTAGTCAGGATTTCTTGTCTCTTTCTAACTTACAAGTAGATTCTAATTTTGGAGTTTATTCTATATATATGATGCTTCAAAGAGAATTAAACAATATTCAAGGAACTTCAATTAAAGGAATCACTAAATCAGACTTGTTAGAGAAAAAAATTAACAAACCATCAAGTAGAGAAGAACAACAAAAAATAGGCTCTTTCTTCAAACAACTCGATAATACTATCGCTCTTCATCAACGTAAGTTAGAGGCTTTAAAGCTGATGAAGAAAGGGTTATTACAGCAAATGTTTCCCAAAAGCGAAGCGGATATCCCCAAGATACGGTTTGCTGATTTTGATGGTAAATGGGAACAGCGTAAGTTGGGAGATGTTTTTAATGAAAGATCAGAACGAAGTGCGGACGGAGAGCTAATTTCTGTAACTATTAATTCAGGAGTAATTAAAGCTTCTAAATTAGAGAAAAAAGACAACTCTAGTTTTGATAAATCTAATTATAAAGTTGTAAAAAAAGGTGATATAGCATATAACTCTATGCGTATGTGGCAAGGGGCGAGCGGGTATTCATCTTATAACGGAATACTCAGCCCAGCTTATACTGTAATTTATCCAATAAAAAATATTAATGCAATGTTTATAGCTTATATATTTAAAAAAAATGATATGATTCAAACTTTTCAGCGTAACTCACAAGGATTAACTTCAGATACATGGAATTTAAAATTCCCATCTTTATCTAAAATTAAGATTAAAATACCAACGAATGAAGAGCAAATAAAAATTACTAACTTATTACGAAAATTAGAATACACTTCTACATTTCATCAAAACAAAATAGAACGACTAAAAAAGTTAAAAAAAGCTTATTTGCAAACTATGTTCATTTAATTAAAACATTTACACTTAAACTAACTCCTAAGATAATAATAAAAGGTGATCAACTCATCTATTTATTATCTTAGGAGGTTTTTTATGAAAGCGAAAAAGAGAAAAGAACAAACATTTCATGAGTATTTTAAAGAATGGGTAAATCTTTATAAAGTTGGAGCAATACGTTCAATTACCTTACAGAAATACTATGTAACAGAACAAAAAATCCAAGAACTGGCGCCAGATTTAAGAATTAAGGATCTTGATCGTTATACTTATCAGCAACTGCTAAATAATTATGCACTTACTCATGAGAAACAAACAACTATGGATTTTCATCATCATTTGAAAGGCGCTATTTTAGATGCTGTAGACGAGGGTGTTCTCAGCCAAAACCCCACAAGGAAAATTGTGATTAAAGGGAAAACGCCTCGATTAAAAAAAGCAAAATTTTTAAATCAATTTGAAGTTCAAGCATTATTAAAAGAATTAAATTTAAAAGAAGATATAAATTGGGATTGGTTTATTCTATTAATCATTAAAACTGGGCTTCGATTTTCAGAAGCATTAGCTCTAACCCCTTCAGACTTCGATTTTTCCAAGCAAAAAATTATTATTAACAAAACCTGGGATTACAAAATGGTTACTGGTTCTTTTCAGCCGACAAAAAACGAATCTTCCAATAGAAAAATTCAAATTGATTGGCAATTAGCAATGCAATTTTCCCAGTTAATTAAAATGAAAGATCCAGATAAACCAATTTTTGTTAAAAGTAGAGTATTTAATTCTACTATCAATAATCGTTTAAAAGTGTTGTGTGAAAACGCCAATATACCAACTATCACTGTCCATAGTTTACGACATACCCATGCTTCTTTACTTTTATTTGCCGGAGTTTCGATTGCAAGCGTTGCGAATAGATTAGGGCATTCAAGTATGACTACTACTCAGGAAACATACCTTCATGTTATTCAGGAATTGGAGAATCAAGATAATGATAAAATTATACGTCATTTATCAATGTTAATGTGATAAGAAATCCCCCATCTATTAAAACCAGATGGGGGATTTGAACTATATGAGCATATTTTGTAAATAGGTCTTTTTTAGAGAAGAGAGTTTATTTATTTTGTTTTTATGAAGAGTAATAACATTCTCCAATCTTTGTAAGAAAGTTCCTATTTTTTTTTGTTCTTCATAACAAGGAAACTTAACTATCAATTTCATCATAACATCTGAATTTAATTTAGCTCTCCCTCCGCCTACTAAAAATGGTTCGAACCTTATAATCTTAATAGCATTCATTAAAAATTTATTGTCATGTTTATTTTCTTTTGCCTGTAATACATGAGCATGATTATTCACCCAAATTTTACCATTTACGTGCTGCACAGGATAATTTTTCACGTTATTTGCCCCATCTTCAGCTACTAAAATAAATTCTCCATCATGTGTAAATCCTTCTACATAATCTTGAATACCATTCGCACCGTAATATGGTGTAGTACCGGAGATCCTAGCTGATGCAGTTATAGGAACCCTCAAATTATCATATCTATTTGCAATTTCATTTAACTTACGCTGCTCCCATTCTTCGTCAAAATTAATAAAACGTAACCTAGGAGCTTTTTCCTCATTATTAGCGAACATTTGCTGTAATAACCCTTTCTTCATCAGCTTTAAAGCATCTAGCTTACGTTGATGAAGAGCGATAGTATTATCGAGTTGTTTGAAAAAGTCACCTATTTTTTGTTGTTCATTAAAAATTGGATAAGATAATTTGACTTGCTTTAAATCTGTATTGTATAAATGAACAACTGATTTTCCTTGAGCACGTTTTATTATTTCCTTTTGTTGTTCACCATTTGAAATAGTCAATGCTAAAAAAATTGAATTAAGTTCTCTTTTAGGTTGAATAATATTCAAATCTCCACCTAAAATAAATCCCTCCGCTCCTATTACCGATGCTCTTGAAATATCTTTCGCTGTTTCACCTGATGATGGTACTACTACCTCATTCCCTTTGCTGACAACTGATTTATCTTTCATTTTTGTAAAAGTATTAACCTCAGTAATGATTGTTTCATATTTTGTATATAGACGTCCGTAAAGAACTAAAGGTATACCTTTTTCTACTAAGTCATTTTTTGTATAGCCAATTCCTTTTGAAAAAGCAGCTAATTCCTCTAGCTTACGCTGTTCCCAAGCTAGAAATGATAAGTTGAAGTTAAAAGATAAAGCGAAAAAACACATAAAAAAGAGGCAACAAAAAGTGCCCCTTTAAAAAAACTATATTACTTAAAAATATCTGTATTTACACTTTACTTATTTAAAGAAATTCGGTAAATACTCTTTATGCGCTTCTAATAATTCATCTAACATTTCGCGGGCTACAGATTCGCTTGGAGTTAGTGGGTTGATTGTCATTGCAAGGAGTGCTTTGTCGTAATCCCCAGTAACTGCTGCTTCGGCTGTTAGGCGTTCGAAAGTTTTGATTTCTTGGATGATGCCGTTGATAGCGATTGGAAGGCGTCCGCTTGCTAGTGGAATTGGGCCTTGGCGAGTGATAACACAGTTTGTTTCTACTGCGGAATCAGGATCGATATCAAGGATGGCACCATTGTTGCGCGTATTAACGATTTGAATGTCGCGTTTGTCGTTGTAGATAGAGTTAATTAAGTTACATGCTGCTTCGCTATAATAAGCGCCGCCACGTTGTTCTAATTGTTTTGGTTTTTCAGCAAGTTCTTCTTGTTTGTAAAGCTCGAAAAGTTCTGCTTCTACTTTTTTAACAACTTCTGCACGAGTACCATGTTCTGCGTATGCGCGAGCTTGGTCTTCCAGTTGTTGTTTTGTTTGCCAGTAGTAGCGCAAGTAGTCGATTGGAATCATGTTTAATGTACGTAAGAAAGTTTTGTCCCAACCAGTTGCGTTAATGTTTTTCAAGCTTGAGCCAGCTTCATCTTCTGTCATTTTGAAAACAACATCTTTTGTTACGTCTTTGCCATTGTGGTATACGGTTTTCGCGAATACCATGTGGTTTAAACCAACAAATTCTACGTAAATTTCAGATACATCTACGCCAAGATTTTCAGCGATATTACGTTCAATACCAATAGGGCCGTTGCATAAACCGACAACTTTCTTTTGATTACTATAACGAAGAACTGCTTCTGTTACCATTCCAGCTGGGTTAGCAAAGTTGATTAACCAAGCATCTGGGCAAAGGCGTTCCATATCTTTACAAATATCTAAAATAACTGGGATTGTACGAAGACCTTTGAACATGCCGCCTGGTCCGTTTGTTTCTTGACCAACTACGCCGTATGAATTTGGAATTCGTTCGTCTTTTACACGTGCATCTAGTAAACCAACACGTAATTGTGTTGTTACGAAATCTGCGTCTTTTAGAGCTTCTTCACGGTCGAGTGTTAAATGTACTTCCATGTTAACGCCCGCTTTTTTTACCATACGTTTTGCTAAATTACCAACGATTTCTAATTTTTCACGGCCAGCTTCTACGTCTACTAACCATAGTTCACGAACTGGTAATTCGTCTTGACGTTTAATAAATCCTTCAATTAGTTCGGGTGTATAACTTGATCCGCCACCAATAGTTGCGATTTTAATACCTTTAGTCATTATTTATACCTCCAAGGATATTTTTTTGAAAAGGCTTACTTCTTTGTTAGTGACCTTTTCTTCTCACAGTTATAGTATAGGAATATTATGAAAAAATAGCTAGCATTTGGCGAGCTTTAGGTAAGGATTTTCTAAGTAGGAACTTGTCACATTTGAGTAACGAGGTGTTACATGATAAAATAAAGTGAAAAGAGGTGCGGAAATGCTTTTTTTGGATAAAAATTTGGAATTAAATGATACGGAATTAGATATTTATAATTATATTGTGGCGAATTTAGATAAAGTGGTATATATGCGTATTCGTGATTTGGCGACCGAGGCACACGTTAGTACAACAACCATTCTACGCTTTTGTCGAAAGTTTGGTTGTAATGGTTTTTCGGAGTTTCGTGTGAAATTACAGCTTTATTTGGAAGAGCAGAAGTTGGCGCAAATTGATATGGCGGATGAAACAACTTATATTGATTTTCTGAAACGGACGGCTCAACCGGAGTTCAAAGCACAAATTCAAAATGCGGTAGATATTCTTCGGGACCGGGAACTTGTTTTATTCGCCGGGGTAGGTTCATCAGGTGTCATTGCTGAATATGGTGCGATTTATTTTTCATCTTTATTTACTTTGGCGCTACATATTGAAGACCCGCTCAATCATCCTTTTTACCATTTATCGAGTAAATTATCGGATAAAATCTGTATGATTGCGATTTCGGTGGAAGGGGAAAATGAAGATATTATCCGCTATATTCACCAATTGAAGGCGCAAAACTGTAAAGTGATTTCTATTACAAACAGCGCTAAATCCACTATTGCCAGACTTTCTGACGCGAATATCGCTTATTATATCAATAAGGAAATGTATCAAGAAGCCAATATCACCTCCCAATTACCTGCGCTCTATACGATTGAAAATATTGCCCGGGAAATAAGGACGCAGATTGATAAAGAAAAGATGTAAGACAGCCGTTTTGCTTGGATTTCCGAGCAAAACTTTTTTTGTAACAAAATTGTCACTTACGAAGAATTTTTTTATTTGCTACGATAGTTCTTTGGAGGTGAAATTATGTACAGTAATAAGAAGGAAAAGGTCGTTTTTACACTGATTATGTGTTCTTTAATGATTTTATGTATGAGCTCTTATAATATTTTTCTTGAAAATGGTATTGGTGCGAATTCTTTTATAATTATTTTAAAAGCATTTGTTCCGTTTCTTTTTATCGGATTTTTATTAGACTTTTTTATTGTTGGGAAAATTGCGGCGCGACTGCAGTCTTTCTTAGTAAGTGAAGATGCTTCGAAATTTAAAAAGATTATTATGATGCAATTATTAATGGTTACATTTATGTGTGTGCTTATGTCGGCGCTTAGTTTAATTGTGAATCAAGGTGAATGGAGCCATCTAGGTGTTCTTATTTTACGCAATTATTTTGTCGCATTATTTTTGCAAATCTTTATTGTTTCCCCATTTGTTCGGTTAATTAGTCCGCGAATTTTTGCTCTTTTGTAAAAATAAAAAACGCTTAGTCGAGTTTTTGACCCGGCTAAGCGTTTTGTTATTTATGTTTGGCATGATAAGCATCGAGGGCATCTTCTACCGTTTTCTTCGTATAACCTTCATCAATAATATAACCAAGATCATGTTTTCTAAAACTTGTTTTTAAATGGTCGATTAAATCAGCGAAGTAATATTCGATTCCCTTGTCATCAAGCCATTTTAGCAAGTCTTTCATTGATTCTGTTGCTGTTGTATCAATGTTAATAATAGCGCTAGATTCAAAAATAACTAATTTCGTATCATCTTGAATAGCTTCTTTTAGGCCATCTGCGAATTTATTAAAATTACCAAAGAAAAGAGATGCGCTATAACGATAAATGATTACATTAGGTATAGCCTTGGCTTCTGGTTTGCGTTTTAAATCAAAATAACCATGGCGGCCATCAATAACTCCTAATACAGCAACCGGTGATTTCATCGAACGACTCACAACATTGATAAATGATAAAATAATTCCAAGTAATACCCCGAAAATAACACCAACTAAAAGTGTTCCAATTGCAGCAACGATCCAAACAATTGCTTCACGACGGGAAACTCTAAATAACCCTTTTAGAATATCCACATCAATTATTCCGACAAGTGCTGAAAATACGATACCGGAAAGAACTGGTTGTGGCATATAATAAAGCAAACCACTTAGGAAAGCTACGATCAACGCGATAATAGATGCAGCAACAATTGATACCATTTGTGTTTTACCACGAAATTGTTCGTTAGCAGCAGTTCTAGATACACTGGCACTAGCTGGCGAACATCCAGAAAATGCAGCAACGAAATTAGAAATACCATAAGCAAATAGTTCACGATTATCATCAATAGTATATTTGTTTCTCATCGCAAAACTTTCACTTGGTAGAAGAGATCCTGCGAAAGTAGCGATGGCGCAAACTAAACCTCCGCCGATAGCAAGTGCCCATGAACTTGCACCAAAATCGGGAAGTGCTAGAGAAGGAAAACCAACTGGGATTTTTCCGACAATATCTACATTATATTGATCTAGTTTGAAAAAGTAAGCAGCCATTGTTCCTAAGACTAATACAACTAGCGACATGGGTATTTTAGGTATTACTTTTTTACAAGTGATTACAATAATAACTGTAACAACTCCCATGGCAAATGAAATCCAATTAGATTGAAAGAACTGACCAAAAATAATACCTAGACTGGAGAAAAAACTATCTCCACTTTCTTTTAATCCCATTATTTTAGGTATTTGCCCCATAATGATGGAAACACTAAGCCCAGAAATGAATCCACTAAGAACTGGAGCCGATATGTATTTGGCAAAACGGCCTAACTTCAATATGGAGAAGAGAACTAAAAATATTGCACAAAAGAATGCTAGGATTGGAGCGAGCGCGATAGCTTCTTTGGATCCTGCCGCAAGACCAGCTGTCCCAAGTATGATGGAGCCTGTAATTGCACTTGCAGTTGCATCAATCCCAAAGATTAATTGCGGTGAACTAGCAAAAATAATATATGCTAAAACCGGCAAAAAGGATGCATATAATCCATATATAGGTGGAAGTCCTGCTACTTGTGCATACCCCATCGCAACAGGAATTGTTAGTGCAGCAACACCAACACCTGAAATAACATCATTTCGTAAATAGGATGCTTTATACCCATTTAATGAAAGCAAGACGTGTTTAAACATAAGTTCCTCCCTTAAAACATAGTAATAATCTTATTCTACACTATTATAGTAATTATGGAAATCTTATAGTATTTACCCGTTTTAAGATAGAACAATCATTGCTAAATTAGGTTAGTTACAATTATTTAAACGATGGACTTACTTTCCTTCATTAGAAAAACAATAACCAGAAAAGTCCGCGATTTCTTTAGATGGAAATCGCGGACTTTTTTAATTGTTTTTCGCATAAATTGCCATTGCTGATTTTAAAAATATAGCAAGGCCGTCACCAAACTGATCGATATTCTTTTTGAAGCGTTCATCTGCTACGTACATTTCTCCTAAACTAGCAAATGCTTCCAGTGAATAAATATTTCCATGTGTGTCATTTAAGTAGTGGAAGAAATGATTCATTGCTTCTTGAGCTACTTCGGATTCAGGAGCGACTGTTCTAATGGATGCTAAATGACGAAATTCTGCTTCAAAACTTTCTTTTATCGTTTGTTGCTCTTGTTCGTTCATATTATTTACACGTTCATTTGCTTTGTCTACTACTTTATCTCCCCATAGTTTTCGTGCTTCTTCTTCATAGGGATTGTTTGAAAAATCAAATCCGGTAAATTTTTCTTCATTTGTCATGGTTATTTCTCCTTTTTGATTCTTGATGGTTTGATCGAGTGTATTAAGCATGGCTTCGATTCTCTGCTTTTTCTCTACTAACAAATGACGTTGTAAAGTTAAAGCGACCTTTTTATCAAAAGAAGGATCATCAAGAATTTGTTTTATTTTTTTCAAAGGGAAATCAAGTTCTTTAAAGAAAAGAATTTGTTGTAATTTGTCGACATCATTTTCGGAGTAAATACGATAACCGTTCCATTCGTCTTTTTGCGGGACGAGTAGCCCGATTTTGTCGTAGTGGTGAAGCGTGCGCACACTTACACTAGTAAGTTCAGCTAATTCTTTTGTTTGCATAAATGATTCCTCCTTCTGGTTTTCACTATAAGGTATGACGCGACGTAGTAGTCAAGTTTATTTTTGTTTATTATAACGCTTTTAGTGGAAAAGTGTTACTTAGGAACGAAGTGTCAAAGTTAATTGTAATAAAATAAATAAAACCATGGAAAAACTTACAACATTCTCGTATAATGAAGTGTAAATGTGTCTAATTTGTGAACTTAATTAGCGAGAATAAAAAGGGGATAGCAGCATGACGGGGAAATTAAAATCCATTGGTACGTGGCTATGGCATCATCTAACACCGCAAATATTTGCGGTTATTTGTGTTTTTATTATAACGATGATAGCTCTTTTTATACCTCCTTATGTTGGTATGGCTGACAATGGGGACTTTTTTCGGATATTCTCAAGTAATGGTTTATTTGTTAATAATGCGCATTATGACGCGTTGCAATTTGGGCATTTTGTGAAAGAATTTGGGATTTATCAATACTTTAATGAAAATCAAGTCGCTATATACTCGTCACAAAGTATTTTTATTCAGATGGCGATTCTTTTAAATAAGCTTTTTTGGTCGAGTACTGTTTTTGACGTGCGTTTTTTAGGTGGATTACAACTGGCACTTCTTTTGCCAGCTATTTATTTGTTAGTAGCAGGTTTAACGGTAAAAATGAAAGGCTGGTCGGGATATGTTGTTGCTGGGTTAACGGTGTTTATTTTTGCGGACACTGCTTATACAGCTTATTTTAACTCGTTTTTCAGTGAAGGACTTATTTTGATTATGATGCTGTATATTTCAGCAGGTTTTTTACTTTTATATCAGCATAAATACAATGATTATGCGATGTTAGGCTTGATTTTTGTAGCCTCTCTCATTTTAATTACTGCTAAACAGCAAAATGCGCCGATTGCGGTTGTTATTGCGGTTTGCGGAATACTTGTGTTTTTTATTCGGAAAAACCGTGCATTTCGTATTTCTGCTGCGGCTACTTTTTTTGTTATTTTCTTAAGTGGAGTGGTGATGTACGCATTTATTCCTGGTGAATTTGTGACAATAAATCAGTATCAAACAATGACTCGCGGGGTGTTACTTGATTCAGAAAACCCAGAAAAATCACTTGAGGAAATGGGAATGAATTCTGAATTCGCTTTACTGAAAGGAACCAACTTTTACCAAAAGTACAAAATGGTAGATTTGGATTCTGAACTAATGGAAAAGGAATTTTATCCTAATTATAATTTTGTAACGGTTTTAAGCTATTATTTGGAAAATCCAAAACAATTCGGGAAAATGCTTGATTTATCCGCGCAAAATAGTTTTTCGATAAGACCATTTGAGATGGGGAATTTTGAAAAAAATGCGGGTTATCGTTTTAAAGAGAAAACACACTTTTTCTCTGTTTATAGTGATGTAAAAGAAAAATTTGCTCCGGCGAAATTCAGCTTTTTAATTTTATGGGCGCTTGTTTTTCTAATTAGTTATGGTATAAATGCGTTTAAACAGTTCAGGGAGAAGAATATTCGAGGGACGCTTTTATTTGATTTAGTCGTCTTATTGATTGGTTCAGGATTCGCGGTGATTTTGGTGACAATAGTTGGAGACGGAGAAGCGGACTTAACAAAGCATAATTTCTTATTCAATGTTTGTTTTGATTTGACGATATTGATTGGTGCGGCTTCATTGCTGGAAGGATACTTGAAGAGAAGAGGTGAGCAGAATGCGTAAAAAAATCGTTATAAGTATTCTGCTTGCATTCGTATTTTTTATAGTTAATGAACATCCTGTTACAGCAAAAGCAGATAATGATGTGGTCGTTTTTTATGATAGTTTGGCAAAAGGAACGGATAATGAGGGGAATATGGACTCGTTACTTCGAATGTTAAATACTTTAGGTAAACGAGTGACTACTTATTCTTGGGAAGAAAACCCGGATTTAAGTCAAGCGAGTGAAATTATCGTCCTTCAAAATAAAAAGGACGGTTTAACGAAGGAATGGGCGGAAAAATTAACGGAAAACAAGGCAAAAATTGCATACATAGGCTCGAATCCACCAGCTTTCTTGATTAATCAATTACAATTGAAAACGAAAGCTATTACAGATTCATCCATTACAATTCAAACCGAATCAGGGCTAGCAGGAAAACCACAACTAGTGAACGAAATAGAACTCATTACCACTTATAAAGGAGAAGGTTTTGGCAAAATAGATGCTGCTGAGAATGGTGAAGCAGTTTATGGTGTTCGAGAGGGGAACTATGCTTATACACCAATATTTCAAGAGCACAATACGAGCGAATTTGCCTTAATGGATTTGCTAAAAGCAGTATTCGAAATAAAAGCTTCTTCTAATCAATACGTCCTTATAAAGGATATAAACCCATTTGTCGATTTTGATTTGCTGAAAAAAACAGCAGATACTTTTTATGAACAAGGGGTACCATTTATTGTAAGCGCAGGGCCGATTTTTTATAATCAAGATTTTCAAGCGGCCAAAAATTATGCGGAGATTATAAGATATGTTCAGGCGAAAAACGGCACTATTATGATGAATGTTCCCGCTGTCACTTACGGAGATAGTCCGGCTGGAGAACTTGAAGGAATCGTACAAAAATCACTACACTTCTTTGCGGAAAATGATGTGGCGGCACTTGGGGTTACGGCGGAACTTTATTGGAATTTTGATAAAGTATATGGTTTAGAAGGTTTTGCTCCCTTTAATACAGGAATTTTACTGCCAAATCAAAAAATTATTCATACAACGAAAAAGAATAATGGTAGCGCATTTGAAATATCTCCTTATAGTGTGGCGAGCGATTTTTACATGACTATAACAGATGGAAAGGATTTTCCGGTTGATATCGCTGTCACATATTCGTTCTTTAAAAATGAGAAAGAAATAAAAGCGGCAGCAGATGAACTAGCAAACAAAAATATTAGTGATTTCAGGTTCAAAGACCACGGAGTAAAAACAAACCAAGATACGCTAGAATCGACTGCGGGCTCTTTATATATTAATAATCAATCAGTAACACTTGATGGTGATTTAAAATATATCAAAACTACTAAAAATAAAATGCAAAAACAAGCTGGGAGTTTAGAAGGGTTTTTCGGTTATCAAAACACTTTTTTCACGATAGTTATTGTGCTTTCGCTTGGGATTATTGGAATTTTATTTGTCTTTGGATACCGGCTTTATATGAAAAAATATATGAAATGAGGTGAAATAAATGGTTGTTGCAGATTATTTAGCATTATTCGCAGTGATATGTATTTGGGGACTTTTGCTCATTAATATCGTATTAATCGTTGCGGGATACGTCTATTATTTAAAAAATGAAGCGCGTAAAGTACCTGAAATACCAGCGGAAGTACCATTTGTTTCCATCATGGTGCCGGCTCATAATGAAGGAAAAGTCATCGTGAAGACAGTAGAGTCACTTCTTGCTTTTGATTATCCTAAAGATTGCTACGAAATTATTGTCATTAATGATAATTCCTCGGATAATAGCGCAGAGCTTTTAGCGGCCATTCAAGCGAAAAATCCGACACGCTTGTTAAAAATTATTAACACGGATAACATCACGGGAGGAAAAGGGAAATCAAACGCGCTTAATATTGGTTTTGCTGAAAGTCGCGGGGAACTTGTGGCGATTTATGATGCGGATAATACGCCAGAACGGCAGGCGCTAAGAATTCTTGTTGGCGAGATTACGAATGATGCAAAACTTGGCGCAGTTATTGGTAAATTTAGAACGCGAAATCGAGATGCTAGCTGGTTAACACGCTTTATAAATATAGAAACGTTGAGCTTTCAGTGGATGGCTCAAGCCGGCAGATGGGCACTTTTCAAACTCTGCACAATTCCTGGTACCAATTTTATTGTGAGAAGATCGCTCTTAGAAGAAATTGGTGGTTGGGATGTGAAAGCTGTCGCGGAAGATACCGAGATTAGTTTTCGGATTTATATGATGGGTTACCGAATCAAATTCCAAGCGAAGGCTGTGACATGGGAACAAGAACCACAAACATTGCCAGTCTGGTTCAAACAACGATCAAGATGGGCAAAAGGCAATATTTATGTGATTTT comes from the Listeria welshimeri serovar 6b str. SLCC5334 genome and includes:
- a CDS encoding DUF2334 domain-containing protein; translated protein: MRKKIVISILLAFVFFIVNEHPVTAKADNDVVVFYDSLAKGTDNEGNMDSLLRMLNTLGKRVTTYSWEENPDLSQASEIIVLQNKKDGLTKEWAEKLTENKAKIAYIGSNPPAFLINQLQLKTKAITDSSITIQTESGLAGKPQLVNEIELITTYKGEGFGKIDAAENGEAVYGVREGNYAYTPIFQEHNTSEFALMDLLKAVFEIKASSNQYVLIKDINPFVDFDLLKKTADTFYEQGVPFIVSAGPIFYNQDFQAAKNYAEIIRYVQAKNGTIMMNVPAVTYGDSPAGELEGIVQKSLHFFAENDVAALGVTAELYWNFDKVYGLEGFAPFNTGILLPNQKIIHTTKKNNGSAFEISPYSVASDFYMTITDGKDFPVDIAVTYSFFKNEKEIKAAADELANKNISDFRFKDHGVKTNQDTLESTAGSLYINNQSVTLDGDLKYIKTTKNKMQKQAGSLEGFFGYQNTFFTIVIVLSLGIIGILFVFGYRLYMKKYMK
- a CDS encoding glycosyltransferase family 2 protein — its product is MVVADYLALFAVICIWGLLLINIVLIVAGYVYYLKNEARKVPEIPAEVPFVSIMVPAHNEGKVIVKTVESLLAFDYPKDCYEIIVINDNSSDNSAELLAAIQAKNPTRLLKIINTDNITGGKGKSNALNIGFAESRGELVAIYDADNTPERQALRILVGEITNDAKLGAVIGKFRTRNRDASWLTRFINIETLSFQWMAQAGRWALFKLCTIPGTNFIVRRSLLEEIGGWDVKAVAEDTEISFRIYMMGYRIKFQAKAVTWEQEPQTLPVWFKQRSRWAKGNIYVILKNVPLLFKREGRRVRFDILYFLSIYFLLLTSLIVSDILLVLYALGLVHTTLAGLSGALWLLAILLFVAGTFITLTTEKGEISFSNLLFILLMYVTYCQLWMVVAAYGFFIFLKDTVLKRETKWYKTERF